ACTTTTCTGATATAGTGTGAAAAGATATGTCACCAATGGCTAACAAAATATTTTTACGCCATCAAGCTGTTAAATCCATGATAACAATAGAAAATAATTTTTATGTAAATTTTCTCCTGAAAATAGATTTGGGATATAGGTAACTCTGCTATAAGCGGATAATATTGTGATAAACATATCATATACATAATTTTAACTTTTTATATTTCTTTTTACTTGGGATTTTGGGGTAATAATTCAATTAACGCAAGATCAGGCTATAGATCCATTAAGCCGAATTCTGATCCCCCTTGATGGCTTGGAAACTACGGGATATGCAGTACTTCTTTACTTGTTTCTCATTTAAACAATGTTGAGTAAGTAAACTTAAAATATAATTATTCAATAATTTTCGGCTTATTCCCGACGTCGTATTGGTAGTACCGTTTTGTAGTTGTATCAAATAAGACGACGATACTGACTTCAGACGGTCCGATTGCTTTACCAAGTTTTTCATCCCTATAAATAAAATGCTTTGTAATCTGCATAACACCGATATTACCATCCTTAAACATACCAATATTACTTTTTGCTTTCAATATTTTAGTACTATCTATAGCTGATGTAGTTATGTAGTCTGTTTCAGGTAAATTACTTGGATTAAGAATAGATTCAAATAAATCTTTGTATTTACTAGTAATAATTTCTTTATCAGATTCAACTACAGAATTTTTATATATCAGAATATAATCTCTAACCAGAGAATCCGCAATTAAGTAACAGTCATTGTTCGCATTATCCTTAAATGAACAATAATAATTAGCTTGCCGTCCTCCTATAATTGGAGGGACATCAAAAACTGATGATTGTACTGACAAGCAGTCAAAATTCTGTTTTAAGGTTCTTTCAATATCAACCATTGTTTGCTGTGTGCATCCAATGGATAATAATGAAATAGATAGGATAACCATAATGGCCTTAATCTTTTTCATATCACTATACCTTCCATTTTTCTACAGATTTAAACTGTAGTTTTAACAGAATGGAATTTCTGCAAGCACATTAAAACATACTTTAATTTAACATTAAAAATCGACAGCCTGACATTAAATATTATCCACTGTCAGGCTGTTTTATGCATAGGTACCTTTTAATCAAGAACCTACTATTCTTCCCATTCGTATCCACCTATAGTAGTTCTTTTCGATCCTGACATTCCATAAACATATACTTTATATACACACCCACTTGTAAAGTCATACTCCATGTAGTTGTTTGTAGTACTCAAAGTTTGGGGTTTCGATCCTCCAGACACTGGATCTGCTTGGAAATCTGCTAAAGAGTTCCACTCTTTTACGACTACTTGATAATAATTATAATCTTCACCCCACATAATTATATCATCACCTATTGTAATAGAACCAACAAAACCTCCTCGAGGTAAAAATCCACCGAGAATTGAAACCTGCTGTTTTGCAATATGTGGCGTATTGTTTGTCTGAGCAAACGAGCCTACACTAGATGTTACTAAAATTGAAGATACGATAAGGGCACTTGCTACTAGTTTTTTTATTCTTTTCATATAAAAGACCTCCATATGTAAATTATTTACATTTATTGTATTGCTTTTATAAAGTAATAACAAGTCATTTGTAATAATTTGGTAAAAATAACTATTCTTTGTGTATGATTTTGGTTAATTTTATATAATAACTATTATTCGATATTAAGCAAAAATGAGGTCTTACGAACATTCTGAATACATTGCGACTCAATATACTTAAAACTAATAAAATGGACAAACTTTTATTTTATTATTGCAATCTCAATTTAGAATTTCCATTTCATATTTTAAAAATTCGAATTGTTTTTCAAAACAACATCAACCTCGATTTTCTTTTTAATAATAAAAATTTTTCTCCTCTAAATGTTAGAACAAAAGATTAGTCTGTAAAAAGTATAGTCGAGGCTTTTGTAAGTAAATATTAATAATTTAAATTATTTACACACTAGCTATATTACATCTGTTTTTGGTTTGTAGCAGCAACTTGTTTAATTTTGTACAATTCAAAAGTATCACAAAATATGTATTATAATACCTGTATATAATACATATTGCTGCTCCTGCCCCCATTATCACGCCACCTTTTCTCTTTTTTCAGACGTCCGCTTTTTTCAAGGTCTGCAATAGCACGCTTTACTGTACTGCGGGACAGCTTTAGCTCTTTGGAGATTGTACCAATTGCAGGATAGCATTTTCCATTCTTGTCCGCCCGGTCGCGTAAATACATATATACTGCAACAGCCCGGTGTGGAAGGTCTGAAGCATAGAGTGAAGTAAAGTATCCCAATGCACACCTCCTAATCCGTCCTGAGCGGCGGCTTGCTCTTTTGCTCCTGCTGTGTGTCAGCCTGCTCAGGCTCAATATACCTTTGTTTATTTATATGACTAAACCCATCTTGTAGGACAGTATCTTCCGGTTCATCCTCATTAATATAATTGCAGGCTGCGTGCCCTTTTAATATTTCCTGCTCCAGCTCCATGCGGTCGGCATAGGCAACCTTACGTGAAGACTTTTCAGTGATCTCATACACCTTGTTAAACACTATACCCCATTTAAAGAATAGCTTTAATATTGTTTTCATTGGATAACACCCTGTTTTGGCAAGGATAAAGTTTCCTTTCGGGAGGGTTTTTAATTCGTCCGTTGTCATCAACGGTCTCTGTATCATTTGAAGGCTTTGTGAAGGATCATTTCTTCCCCTGCTTATAGAACCTGACATAACAGTTTTATTACCGAGGGCCTGTGATAGGATTTCTGCTGAATGACTATTGGGAGCGAAGCCTCCGAACAGCACGAGCTGACAGTTGTCAATTATGATGGCAGCACCCTCCTTGCCGTAGTTTTTTTCAAGCTGTGCAAAAGACTGTATTATAGCAACAATAGATATCCGACGTGAACGTGAGGCAGAAAACATCATTTCTGCTGAGTCTATTTTGGGTATTGTACCTATTTCATCAAGAAAAAACATTACCCTGTTTTTAAGTCTGCCGCCTGCTTCATCAGCTACTGAAAGTATCTCCCTGTACAACTGCTGGACTATGAGCGATATAAAAAAATACTTTGTGGAATCCTCTTCCGGCATAACCAGGAAGACAGCATGCTTTGTGTTACAGAATTCCTCCGCATCTACTGCTGTGTCAAAGCACAATATTTGCTCAAGCTCCGAGTCCAAAAAAGCGTTAAGTCTTGAAAGTGCTGTAGATAGAACTGACTGCATTGCCTGCTCAGCAGTGTTAAGTGCCGCACCTGCAAACCACCTGGCCTTATGCTCAGGAGGGAGCTTTTCAATCAGCAGCTGGAACTGATTCTTCCCCTTTACTCCAGACGGAGCAAGTAAATCCTGTATTAGCTTAAATACAGATATTATGTGCCGCTTCTCCGGCGGACAGTATTCTGCAATAATAAGTATTACAAAAGTCAGAAGCCCCTCTGCTGCTTCATAGAAAAAAGCATTCTGCCCGTATGCTCCTGCATCCATCCCGCCTGAGTTAACTATCGTTTTCGCAGTAATTTTTGCATACCTTTCGGCTCTTGCCTTAAGGGACAGATTATCCGGATCCTTAAGATATGCATCCATGTATTTGTTCACCAGATGCAGCATATTATTGCCGTCACTTCGTGTAGGATTACGCAGATCAATTACCGACACCTTGTATCCGTAGTAGTCCTTGGCAATACTTCCGTAATTTCTGAACAGATCACCCTTGGTGTCGGTTGTCAGGAATGACATTCCGCTTGCACAGGCATATTCAAGGTTTGGATAAAGAAAATTAGCTGTTTTGCCAACTCCTGCAGCTCCTATCATAAGACAGTGGACATCTCCCTCATCCAAAAGAGCAGTTACAGTCTTACCGCTAGTTTTACAGCCAACCACAATCCC
This genomic stretch from Ruminiclostridium cellulolyticum H10 harbors:
- a CDS encoding helix-turn-helix domain-containing protein → MGYFTSLYASDLPHRAVAVYMYLRDRADKNGKCYPAIGTISKELKLSRSTVKRAIADLEKSGRLKKEKRWRDNGGRSSNMYYIQVL
- a CDS encoding VirD4-like conjugal transfer protein, CD1115 family — encoded protein: MPSQVYTLIAVTAVMFFVIGGLSLLAHYYTLNGIKSKTVGDGQHGTARFATRNEIKKTYTHIPYEVGKWRRNENLPQVQGIVVGCKTSGKTVTALLDEGDVHCLMIGAAGVGKTANFLYPNLEYACASGMSFLTTDTKGDLFRNYGSIAKDYYGYKVSVIDLRNPTRSDGNNMLHLVNKYMDAYLKDPDNLSLKARAERYAKITAKTIVNSGGMDAGAYGQNAFFYEAAEGLLTFVILIIAEYCPPEKRHIISVFKLIQDLLAPSGVKGKNQFQLLIEKLPPEHKARWFAGAALNTAEQAMQSVLSTALSRLNAFLDSELEQILCFDTAVDAEEFCNTKHAVFLVMPEEDSTKYFFISLIVQQLYREILSVADEAGGRLKNRVMFFLDEIGTIPKIDSAEMMFSASRSRRISIVAIIQSFAQLEKNYGKEGAAIIIDNCQLVLFGGFAPNSHSAEILSQALGNKTVMSGSISRGRNDPSQSLQMIQRPLMTTDELKTLPKGNFILAKTGCYPMKTILKLFFKWGIVFNKVYEITEKSSRKVAYADRMELEQEILKGHAACNYINEDEPEDTVLQDGFSHINKQRYIEPEQADTQQEQKSKPPLRTD